The following proteins are encoded in a genomic region of Nakaseomyces glabratus chromosome J, complete sequence:
- the RPS3 gene encoding 40S ribosomal protein uS3 (CAGL0J11220g~Ortholog(s) have DNA-(apurinic or apyrimidinic site) lyase activity, structural constituent of ribosome activity and role in rRNA export from nucleus, ribosomal small subunit export from nucleus), with amino-acid sequence MVSLISKKRKLVADGVFYAELNEFFTRELAEEGYSGVEVRVTPTKTEVIIRATRTQDVLGENGRRINELTLLVQKRFKYAPGTIVLYAERVQDRGLSAVAQAESMKFKLLNGLAIRRAAYGVVRYVMESGAKGCEVVVSGKLRAARAKAMKFADGFLIHSGQPVNDFIDVATRHVLMRQGVLGIKVKIMRDPATNRGGPRALPDAVSIVEPKDEEPVLTPTVRDYRSAEEVGEKTEAPAEQAVEASA; translated from the coding sequence atgGTTTCCTTGATCTccaagaagagaaagctTGTCGCTGACGGTGTCTTCTACGCCGAATTGAACGAATTCTTCACCAGAGAATTGGCTGAAGAAGGTTACTCTGGTGTCGAAGTCCGTGTTACCCCAACCAAGACTGAAGTTATTATCAGAGCTACCAGAACTCAAGATGTCTTGGGTGAAAACGGTAGAAGAATCAACGAATTGACCTTGTTGGTTCAAAAGAGATTCAAGTACGCTCCAGGTACCATTGTCCTATACGCTGAAAGAGTCCAAGACCGTGGTCTATCCGCTGTTGCTCAAGCTGAATCCATGAAGTTCAAGCTATTGAACGGTTTGGCTATCAGAAGAGCTGCTTACGGTGTTGTCAGATACGTCATGGAATCCGGTGCTAAGGGTTGTGAAGTCGTCGTCTCCGGTAAGCTAAGAGCTGCTAGAGCTAAGGCTATGAAGTTCGCTGACGGTTTCTTGATCCACTCCGGTCAACCAGTCAACGACTTCATTGACGTTGCCACCAGACACGTCTTGATGAGACAAGGTGTTTTGGGTATCAAGGTTAAGATCATGAGAGACCCAGCTACCAACAGAGGTGGTCCAAGAGCTTTGCCAGATGCTGTCTCTATCGTTGAACCAAAGGACGAAGAACCAGTTCTTACTCCAACTGTCAGAGACTACAGAAGCGCTGAAGAAGTCGGTGAAAAGACCGAAGCTCCAGCTGAACAAGCCGTTGAAGCTTCTGCTTAA
- the RHO5 gene encoding Rho family GTPase RHO5 (CAGL0J11242g~Ortholog(s) have GTP binding, GTPase activity and role in filamentous growth of a population of unicellular organisms, fungal-type cell wall organization) produces MRSIKCVVIGDGAVGKTSLLISYTTNTFPTDYVPTVFDNYTTTLALAAPMPLSSHSTSTSSMTGSSSVLVDHNTPVFKQSNSSRRKPLTEGDTLSSSASSFSTGADSGSGALKRQIFKLNLWDTAGQEEYDRLRPLSYRQTDVFLICFSVSEPSSFRNVVDKWFPELKRVSGIESGDLYTNFKKYPILLVGTKSDLRDDENEIQKMRDQNLSFVSKEEIDKVVEDNGFMGYVECSAATQNNVRQVFEKAVHIVAFEPDKLQRAKCVDEARKMSIQEDSLVQEESPAAEPKKSAHPQKQSHPQSQLQSQISVPKPHKLSSVSEKPTHEKRKASPISPESSPSQETSIGKSSGSRSDMEKSKQSVKSEIRQTKKKLKKKSVKCVII; encoded by the coding sequence ATGAGATCGATAAAATGTGTGGTGATAGGTGACGGAGCTGTCGGCAAGACATCTTTGCTCATATCTTACACCACAAATACTTTCCCAACGGACTACGTGCCCACCGTGTTCGATAACTACACTACCACGCTCGCCTTGGCGGCACCGATGCCTCTGTCGTCGCACTCTACTAGCACCTCTAGCATGACAGGGTCCAGCAGTGTGCTGGTGGACCACAACACACCTGTCTTCAAACAGAGCAACTCGTCAAGAAGGAAGCCCCTCACAGAGGGCGACACATTGTCCTCATCGGCCTCTTCGTTCTCCACGGGTGCGGACTCTGGGTCTGGCGCCTTAAAGAGACAGATCTTTAAGCTGAACCTGTGGGACACCGCTGGACAAGAAGAATACGATAGGTTGAGACCACTGTCCTACAGGCAAACCGATGTGTTTCTGATCTGCTTCTCAGTCTCAGAACCTTCCAGCTTCAGAAACGTCGTGGATAAATGGTTCCCGGAATTAAAACGTGTCTCCGGTATAGAGTCCGGTGACCTTTACACtaacttcaagaaatatcCTATCTTACTGGTAGGTACGAAATCCGATTTAAGAGATGATGAAAACGAAATACAGAAGATGAGAGATCAGAATCTGAGCTTTGTCTCgaaagaagaaatcgaTAAAGTTGTCGAGGACAACGGTTTCATGGGTTACGTGGAATGCTCCGCTGCAACTCAAAATAACGTCAGACAAGTGTTTGAAAAAGCAGTGCACATAGTAGCTTTCGAACCAGATAAATTACAAAGAGCCAAATGTGTTGACGAAGCAAGAAAAATGTCGATTCAGGAAGATTCACTGGTACAAGAAGAATCACCAGCCGCTGAACCAAAAAAATCAGCACACCCACAAAAACAATCGCATCCCCAATCTCAATTACAATCACAGATATCTGTGCCTAAACCTCATAAGCTTTCATCCGTATCGGAAAAGCCAACGCATGAAAAGAGAAAGGCATCGCCTATATCTCCAGAGAGCTCACCCAGCCAGGAAACTTCGATCGGTAAAAGCTCTGGGTCGAGATCTGATATGgagaaatcaaaacaatCCGTCAAGTCAGAAATACGCCaaactaaaaagaaattgaaaaagaaatctgtGAAATGTGTTATCATTTAA
- the PBR1 gene encoding putative oxidoreductase (CAGL0J11264g~Ortholog(s) have endoplasmic reticulum, nuclear envelope localization): MPLNIIGTALLDGTDKIPYFQEIKKVAPYALAGAAVKYWSRGPSNNWERKLHGKVYIVTGATSQGMGTSVVLEMARLGAQLIILCRDVDEWTTDWCEDLRERTQNELIFVEQCDLSDLYEVRKFATTWLDNSPPRRLDGVVALSGDMEPWGIPMLSRPIRRSSKDGLEIQMAVNFVGLFHLLDILQPSFKAQPPDRDVRIIVSTCWLQSLGDIKLDDPLWQDVKYQSALKFFASSKLQLGLCLAELQRKVVEDVQSQKKAEKSGKNVTVTLVQPGTMRSTSLRRVISNGSVFLLLFLYCVVLYPFLWFFTKSGNRGAQTVLYALMTPELEEVNLKDTEIKYISDCRLVKFARKEYQDKALQQNMYNKTKDAIFELEKKSAVKRNAAEKSNNKDKKNTKSTSKAKKSKKA, encoded by the coding sequence ATGCCATTGAATATTATTGGAACGGCGCTACTGGATGGTACCGATAAAATACCCTATTTTCAAGAGATAAAGAAGGTGGCTCCATATGCTTTAGCCGGTGCTGCTGTGAAGTACTGGTCCCGTGGACCATCCAACAACTGGGAGCGTAAATTACATGGTAAAGTTTATATAGTAACTGGTGCCACTAGCCAAGGTATGGGTACTTCTGTGGTACTTGAAATGGCACGATTAGGAGCCCAATTGATTATTTTATGTAGGGATGTGGATGAATGGACCACTGATTGGTGTGAAGATTTGAGAGAGCGTACACAAAACGAACTAATCTTTGTCGAACAATGTGATTTAAGTGATTTGTATGAAGTTAGAAAGTTTGCTACCACTTGGCTCGATAattcaccaccaaggaGGTTGGATGGTGTCGTTGCATTATCCGGTGATATGGAACCTTGGGGTATCCCTATGCTATCTAGACCTATTAGGCGGTCTTCTAAGGATGGACTTGAAATACAAATGGCGGTAAACTTTGTTGGTCTTTTTCACCTTTTAGATATTCTTCAGCCTAGTTTTAAGGCCCAGCCACCTGATAGAGATGTAAGAATTATTGTGTCTACTTGTTGGCTGCAATCTTTAGGTGATATTAAGTTGGATGATCCTCTATGGCAAGATGTGAAATATCAAAGCGCGTTAAAATTCTTTGCCAGTAGTAAACTTCAATTAGGTCTTTGTTTAGCAGAGctacaaagaaaagttgTTGAAGATGTACAATCACAGAAGAAAGCTGAAAAATCGGGAAAAAATGTGACGGTGACTCTAGTCCAACCTGGTACTATGAGATCAACTAGTTTGCGCCGTGTTATTAGTAATGGGTCGGTATTTTTACTATTGTTTTTATACTGTGTTGTCTTGTATCCATTTCTTTGGTTTTTCACGAAGAGCGGTAACAGAGGTGCTCAAACTGTTTTATATGCACTGATGACTCctgaacttgaagaagtgaatttgaaagataCCGAAATCAAGTATATTTCCGATTGCAGGCTTGTGAAGTTTGCCAGAAAGGAATACCAAGATAAGGCGCTCCAACAAAATATGTACAACAAGACCAAGGATGCCATCTTTGaactggaaaaaaaatctgcTGTAAAAAGAAACGCCGCTGAGAAATCGAACAATAAGGACAAAAAGAACACCAAATCTACTTCCAAGGCCAAAAAGAGCAAAAAAGCATAG
- the IPI3 gene encoding chromatin-binding/pre-rRNA-processing protein IPI3 (CAGL0J11286g~Ortholog(s) have chromatin binding activity) → MDESVIFTTEQNALSTSLYSAEQAVLRQCSTNSRNSAVRVGDKYLFVAQSNKALINVYNISGAHKRETVEQRLPTPEVITCLEVIQNRYEEKSAISDFELPHLLLGSTDGGKIYCWELNSGALLSVKQMAHYQGITKIKSFMDGKYFITSGKDSRVIVWQTIDFVSNNASEPKPICILHDHNLTVNDIAVSMTHGANMSTSGAKLFTASEDSTVRCYDFSFLRGDFRKNRKSQEQDQKMYQPRLLATFTFPAAIEAMSLDPADRALYVGTSEGLFSLPLYYTVKGTSTVANLAQASGSNRNKLYSVVISGHDDDYKKLFSMGQLVCDKLISTPVTKLELTFDATTILVGNKFGRISVVEIASKQILKTLQPLTTADTEEDAITNIIVTTVNNSRQDSILEQHQSNKNVQKLPVLQRVVHDKDHAEHEVWYRAPETPEFSHELESLPPIADFEKYMDSIRSEETVFLTTETTSQVKNVKQELAPASHSNSQEQQELQQELQQVKSAYKELRELHESLFKEHEQLLSSMK, encoded by the coding sequence ATGGATGAATCTGTGATATTCACTACCGAGCAGAATGCGCTGAGTACAAGTCTGTACTCTGCTGAACAAGCTGTGTTGAGACAATGTAGCACAAACAGTAGAAACAGTGCTGTGCGTGTTGGGGATAAGTACCTGTTTGTTGCTCAGAGTAATAAGGCTCTCATCAATGTCTACAATATTTCCGGTGCCCATAAGCGTGAAACTGTGGAACAAAGATTGCCAACACCAGAGGTTATAACATGTTTGGAAGTAATTCAGAACCGCTACGAAGAAAAGAGTGCAATTTCAGACTTTGAACTTCCGCACTTACTGTTAGGTTCTACTGATGGGGGTAAAATATACTGTTGGGAATTAAATTCCGGTGCTTTGCTAAGCGTAAAACAGATGGCGCACTACCAAGGAATTACAAAGATAAAATCGTTCATGGACggtaaatattttataacTTCTGGTAAAGATTCGAGAGTGATCGTCTGGCAGACAATTGATTTTGTATCGAATAATGCTTCAGAGCCTAAGCCTATCTGTATTTTGCATGACCATAACTTAACAGTTAACGATATCGCTGTATCAATGACGCATGGTGCGAACATGAGTACTTCGGGGGCAAAACTATTTACAGCATCTGAGGACTCTACAGTTAGATGTTATGatttctctttcttaaGAGGAGACTTCAGGAAAAATAGAAAgtctcaagaacaagatcAAAAGATGTACCAGCCCAGATTGCTAGCTACATTTACGTTTCCAGCAGCCATTGAGGCTATGTCCTTGGATCCAGCTGATAGAGCGCTATATGTAGGTACTTCAGAAGGTTTGTTCAGCTTACCTCTGTATTACACAGTTAAGGGTACGAGCACTGTTGCCAATTTGGCTCAGGCCTCTGGTAGCAATAGGAACAAGCTGTACTCTGTGGTTATTAGTGGTCATGATGATGATTATAAGAAACTATTTTCCATGGGACAACTGGTATGTGACAAGCTGATATCTACGCCTGTTACAAAGTTAGAATTAACCTTTGATGCCACTACGATACTGGTTGGGAACAAGTTCGGCAGGATATCCGTGGTGGAGATTGCCTCGAAGCAGATCTTGAAGACGTTGCAACCGTTGACCACAGCGGACACCGAGGAAGATGCTATTACTAATATCATAGTCACGACGGTGAACAACTCCAGGCAGGACAGCATACTGGAGCAACACCAGAGCAACAAGAACGTCCAGAAGTTGCCGGTGTTGCAGCGTGTTGTGCATGACAAGGACCACGCCGAGCACGAAGTTTGGTACCGCGCCCCGGAGACCCCAGAGTTCTCGCACGAGCTCGAATCCCTACCGCCCATTGCCGACTTCGAGAAGTACATGGACAGTATAAGGTCCGAGGAGACAGTGTTCTTGACCACCGAGACCACGTCCCAGGTGAAGAACGTCAAACAAGAGCTAGCCCCCGCATCGCATTCCAACTCCCAGGAGCAACAGGAGCTTCAGCAAGAACTGCAGCAGGTCAAGAGTGCATACAAGGAATTGCGCGAACTCCACGAGTCCCTCTTCAAAGAACACGAACAGCTCCTGTCCTCCATGAAATAA
- the NPR1 gene encoding serine/threonine protein kinase NPR1 (CAGL0J11308g~Ortholog(s) have protein serine/threonine kinase activity), translated as MSSLTKLLQEKNNKEVKTEPTIREESVGEAVGEAVPYYDGRSVLGSSLMSTNFAQTATAYGSSLQMKERASYMDKHANGSLQYGYSSSLAVPTKNGGKMHSSSAKQLPSLSTSIPYAVPNSNKESTHNGSVGSSLSSSWVDQYGGGMPSNISAIDSNVISSPKVDNVEPRFVISKEKFHKSSQDNQAHTVSRSSSLSSQLGNLFFSKNTTTNNGSSSPGNSSSIQTINGRDIPNATATQIPKPTRARQSSIYSSSRQPSRSSYNDTYFGSPSSLHENQPSQSVPRSHHSSIADFKRFFKKSTSTSVTSMSMLSDSPVSGSFITGDSTLGTQHTQQSHGFNSESLHKQSSFSSNSGDIIYTNNYETSIPFSKRYSRTGEELGAGAGGSVKLVKRIADNSVFAVKEFRSKHENESKRDYIKKITSEYCIGTTLNHPNIIETVEIVYEDNRIFQVMEYCDYDLFAIVMSNKMSYEEICCCFKQILCGVQYLHSIGLAHRDLKLDNCVINSKGIVKLIDFGAAVVFSYPFSKTLVEASGIVGSDPYLAPEVCIFTKYDPRPVDIWSTAIIFACMILKKFPWKIPKLRDNSFKLFCSGRNCDSLSALVTRTPEPPSYDSSEFSPSKPSHYDSANSADPENSSIGPQRLLHALPEESQHIIGRMVDLAPACRSNIEEVLEDSWIKSIDMCHMESNGLVMKYVGGTDHTHTQVDQSEAHIAGLEKKKKKAKNKDK; from the coding sequence ATGTCTTCTTTGACAAAGCTGCTGCAGgagaagaacaacaagGAGGTGAAGACCGAGCCGACGATCAGGGAGGAGTCTGTGGGCGAAGCTGTGGGCGAAGCTGTGCCGTACTATGATGGGCGGAGTGTGCTGGGGTCCAGTCTTATGAGCACGAATTTTGCACAGACGGCGACGGCGTATGGGTCGAGCTTGCAGATGAAGGAGCGGGCGTCGTACATGGACAAGCATGCGAACGGGAGCCTGCAGTACGGGTACAGCTCTTCTCTGGCAGTTCCTACTAAGAACGGTGGGAAGATGCACTCCTCGAGTGCGAAACAGTTGCCCTCTCTGTCAACCAGTATACCGTATGCGGTTCCCAACTCGAATAAGGAGTCTACTCACAACGGCAGCGTCGGCTCGTCGCTGTCCTCGTCGTGGGTTGACCAATACGGCGGTGGTATGCCAAGTAACATATCTGCCATTGACTCTAATGTGATTAGCTCTCCCAAGGTGGACAACGTAGAACCCAGATTTGTAATATCGAAGGAGAAATTCCATAAGTCATCGCAGGACAACCAGGCACACACGGTGTCGAGGTCGAGCTCGTTGTCCTCACAACTGGGAAACCTCTTCTTTAGCAAGAATACAACGACTAACAATGGCAGCTCCTCACCTGGCAACTCTTCATCTATACAGACAATTAATGGTAGGGATATACCGAATGCAACTGCTACGCAGATTCCGAAGCCAACAAGGGCTAGGCAGAGTAGTATTTACTCTTCTTCAAGGCAGCCTTCTCGGTCATCCTATAATGACACCTATTTTGGTTCCCCGTCATCCTTGCATGAAAATCAACCGAGTCAAAGTGTGCCCAGATCGCATCATTCCTCTATCGCAGATTTCAAaagatttttcaaaaagtcTACTAGCACCAGTGTCACTTCCATGTCCATGCTTTCTGATTCGCCTGTATCGGGAAGCTTTATCACTGGTGATTCCACTCTCGGTACACAACATACACAACAATCGCATGGTTTTAATTCAGAGTCATTGCATAAGCAGTCTTCTTTTAGTAGCAATAGTGGGGATATTATATACACTAATAATTACGAAACAAGCATTCCATTCTCGAAGAGATACTCTAGGACAGGTGAAGAACTTGGTGCTGGCGCAGGTGGTTCTGTGAAACTGGTGAAAAGAATAGCAGATAATTCGGTATTTGCCGTCAAGGAGTTCAGATCAAAGCATGAAAACGAAAGCAAAAGAGACTACATTAAAAAGATTACTTCCGAGTATTGTATAGGTACTACTCTGAATCATCCCAACATTATTGAAACTGTTGAGATAGTATATGAAGATAATAGAATATTTCAAGTAATGGAGTATTGTGATTACGATCTATTTGCTATTGTTATGAGTAATAAAATGTCTTACGAGGAAATATGTTGTTGTTTCAAACAAATTTTATGCGGTGTACAATATCTGCATAGCATTGGTTTGGCTCATAGGGATTTAAAGTTGGATAACTGTGTAATCAATTCTAAGGGTATTGTGAAGTTGATAGATTTTGGTGCTGCTGTGGTTTTCTCATACCCATTCTCTAAAACATTGGTTGAAGCAAGCGGAATTGTTGGTAGTGATCCTTATTTGGCCCCTGAGGTTTGCatatttacaaaatatGATCCGCGTCCCGTAGATATCTGGTCTACTGCAATAATATTTGCTTGTATGATTCTAAAAAAATTCCCTTGGAAAATACCTAAGTTGAGGGACAACTCCTTCAAATTGTTTTGCTCAGGTAGAAATTGTGACTCTCTTAGTGCACTTGTTACTCGTACCCCTGAGCCACCTTCATATGATAGTTCTGAATTTTCGCCAAGTAAGCCAAGTCATTACGATTCTGCGAACTCTGCTGACCCGGAGAACAGTAGCATTGGTCCACAGAGACTTCTGCATGCCCTCCCCGAAGAATCTCAGCATATAATTGGTAGAATGGTAGACCTGGCACCTGCTTGCAGAAGTAACATTGAAGAAGTACTAGAAGATTCATGGATTAAGAGCATTGACATGTGCCATATGGAATCTAATGGTTTAGTTATGAAATATGTAGGTGGGACCGACCACACGCATACACAAGTTGATCAAAGTGAAGCCCATATTGCCGGActagaaaagaagaagaagaaagcaaaaaataaagacaaATAA
- the MRPL19 gene encoding mitochondrial 54S ribosomal protein uL11m (CAGL0J11330g~Ortholog(s) have structural constituent of ribosome activity and mitochondrial large ribosomal subunit localization), with translation MSQAAKNVLVKLIVGAGQAAPAPPVGPALGSKGIKAIDFCKEFNARTASYQPGVPIPVLITIRPDRSFTFEMKSPPTGYLLLKALGAEKGHGQPNILQKEKTLGELSLKHVYEIAKIKKTDSRHAMLDMPGIVKSIIAVAKSMGIKVVP, from the coding sequence ATGTCCCAAGCTGCAAAGAACGTATTAGTCAAACTTATTGTTGGCGCAGGTCAAGCTGCCCCAGCACCACCAGTTGGTCCTGCTTTAGGTTCAAAAGGTATTAAAGCAATTGATTTCTGTAAGGAGTTTAATGCACGTACTGCCTCATATCAACCTGGTGTTCCCATTCCAGTTTTAATTACAATCAGACCTGATAGATCTTTTACGTTTGAGATGAAGTCACCACCAACAGGATATCTATTATTGAAGGCGCTGGGAGCTGAAAAAGGACATGGGCAACCAAATATTCTCCAGAAGGAGAAAACATTGGGAGAACTGTCTTTAAAGCATGTATATGAGattgcaaaaataaaaaagacGGATAGCAGACATGCCATGCTCGATATGCCGGGTATAGTGAAATCTATAATAGCCGTTGCAAAGAGCATGGGAATCAAAGTTGTACCATAG
- the UBP10 gene encoding ubiquitin-specific protease UBP10 (CAGL0J11352g~Ortholog(s) have thiol-dependent ubiquitin-specific protease activity, role in chromatin silencing at subtelomere, chromatin silencing at telomere, histone deubiquitination and cell surface, hyphal cell wall, nucleolus localization): MTTQETIKPLVDRILNNPLQFRRSTASPNISNKDTDMNGNSDSPYIVIGKRKLADQNSKNNGKSDPNQRQSDENDSSEIVQKKRKMPTSVAEALNWYTNAALKDKTPKVKALPIVKDDSTSDRKGAIEKQADSNSSDSSDTDVFHEAVDFIEEPVKDLGAANVEITSQQDEDTGEDLGEDLGEDLGEDLGEDLGEDLGEDLGEEIKKVIKETEQNTKVKESTNEVPNVQAAIPKIEPTKKKRKSSVSKELSLLQRDNEDYEREQLMIKQIKEQREKARKQDEELQQNKSKKTENSSQSQEKQKEGKDPETKDQQQAQEEVTETKHEEKDTFAESISPKKSVTPPSTIPDISEFYQFNENFDDKGCLENSSIVKSWGPTYSKLKPKGLLNHGVTCYTNAAVQALLHIPAMQHYLNDILAGKYSSTISSNSVSHVLAETSRRMWHNDGKKSGNSYINPKKLIARLDDINCMMSEWQQEDSHEYFMSIMSRLQEDSVPKGHKMTESIIYDIFGGSLKQTVTCKSCGEVSTTEQPFYDLSLHLKGKKTDENTVNQEKSSSQSETKDSDSQTSRYSIEKSIRDFFNPELIKVDKEKKGYVCEKCHKTTNALKRNSILRAPETLLVHLKKFRFNGTSSSKMKQAVSYPMFLDMTEYCEESKKMLPVKYELLSVVVHEGRSLSSGHYIAHCKQPDGSWATYDDEYINKITEREVLKERNAYYVLYTRLTPKSVQLNEPKKQSTPNPITNVKQNNGKNNKSNKRSSNKKNWKKNKRRRL, from the coding sequence ATGACTACACAAGAGACTATCAAGCCACTGGTTGATAGGATTCTTAATAATCCTCTACAGTTCAGAAGATCAACCGCTAGCCCAAATATAAGCAATAAGGACACAGATATGAATGGCAATAGTGACTCTCCGTATATTGTGATCGGTAAGCGGAAGCTTGCTGACCAAAATAGcaagaacaatgggaagTCTGATCCAAACCAAAGGCAGAGCGATGAGAATGATTCCTCTGAAATTGtacagaagaaaagaaagatgcCTACTTCAGTGGCTGAAGCCTTGAATTGGTATACCAACGCAGCACTTAAGGATAAGACACCTAAAGTAAAAGCACTGCCGATTGTAAAAGATGACTCGACCAGCGATAGAAAAGGTGCGATTGAGAAACAGGCCGACAGCAATAGCAGTGACAGTTCTGATACCGATGTCTTTCATGAAGCTGTCGATTTTATCGAAGAGCCCGTTAAGGATCTTGGTGCCGCCAATGTTGAGATAACTTCTCAACAGGACGAGGATACAGGAGAAGATCTAGGAGAGGACCTAGGAGAAGATCTAGGAGAGGATCTAGGAGAGGATCTAGGAGAGGATCTAGGAGAGGATCTGGGAGAGGAGATTAAAAAGGTCATTAAAGAAACTGAACAAAATACGAAAGTTAAAGAATCTACGAATGAAGTGCCTAATGTACAAGCCGCTATACCAAAAATCGAGCCAACTAAGAAAAAGAGGAAAAGCTCTGTATCTAAAGAACTGTCATTGTTGCAGAGAGATAACGAGGATTATGAGCGCGAGCAGCTCATGATAAAGCAAATAAAAGagcaaagagaaaaagcaCGTAAACAAGATGAAGAATTACAACAAAATAAGAGtaaaaaaacagaaaatagCTCGCAATcacaagaaaaacaaaaggaaGGCAAAGATCCAGAGACTAAGGACCAGCAGCAGGcacaagaagaagttacAGAAACAAAGCATGAAGAGAAGGATACTTTTGCAGAATCAATTTCTCCCAAAAAGTCGGTCACTCCTCCATCCACGATACCTGATATATCAGAATTCTATCAATTTAATGAGAATTTTGACGATAAAGGTTGTTTAGAGAATTCTTCAATCGTAAAAAGTTGGGGTCCCACTTACAGTAAACTAAAACCTAAAGGACTATTAAATCACGGTGTCACTTGCTATACTAACGCAGCTGTTCAGGCTCTATTGCATATCCCAGCAATGCAACATTATCTAAATGACATTTTAGCAGGAAAGTACTCATCCACAATATCTTCTAATTCAGTTTCCCACGTTCTAGCAGAAACCAGCAGGAGAATGTGGCACAATGATGGAAAAAAATCCGGCAACTCTTACATAAATCCGAAGAAGCTAATTGCACGTCTAGACGACATCAACTGCATGATGAGCGAATGGCAACAGGAAGACTCACACGAATACTTTATGTCTATCATGTCTAGACTACAGGAGGATTCCGTCCCTAAAGGTCATAAGATGACTGAATCAattatatatgatatatttGGGGGTTCTTTAAAGCAAACTGTCACCTGCAAGTCGTGTGGAGAAGTATCAACTACCGAGCAACCATTTTATGATCTGTCGCTGCATTTGAAGGGTAAAAAGACCGATGAGAATACAGTAAACCAGGAGAAAAGCTCTTCTCAAAGCGAAACCAAGGATAGTGATTCACAGACATCAAGATATTCTATAGAGAAATCTATTAGGGATTTCTTTAATCCAGAACTTATTAAGGTCGATAAGGAAAAGAAAGGTTATGTTTGTGAGAAATGTCACAAGACTACTAATGctctgaaaagaaatagtaTTCTAAGGGCCCCAGAAACTTTGCTTGttcatttgaaaaagttcAGATTCAATGGCACATCTTCGTCCAAAATGAAGCAAGCGGTTTCTTATCCAATGTTTTTGGATATGACAGAATATTGTGAAGAGAGCAAGAAGATGCTACCAGTGAAATATGAACTGCTAAGTGTAGTAGTTCATGAAGGTAGATCATTATCATCTGGCCATTATATTGCTCATTGCAAACAACCAGATGGTTCCTGGGCAACTTATGACGATGAGTACATCAATAAGATTACAGAGCGTGAAGTGTTGAAGGAGAGAAATGCATATTATGTGTTATATACTAGATTAACTCCTAAAAGTGTCCAATTAAATGAGCCAAAAAAACAGTCAACTCCAAATCCTATTACTAATGTGAAACAGAATAATGGAAAAAACAACAAGTCAAATAAAAGGTCCTCCAACAAGAAAAactggaagaaaaataaaagacgAAGATTATAA
- a CDS encoding uncharacterized protein (CAGL0J11374g~Protein of unknown function): MCYVLPECVGIASQILETSVQPLVDCTSNAHSLTLLLSEFSKNFLFNNLWIRRPIAFFFGKFFFFFRAGVLLQLIPFCVRFGG, from the coding sequence ATGTGCTATGTACTACCAGAATGTGTGGGAATAGCATCTCAAATCTTAGAAACATCAGTACAACCTTTAGTGGATTGTACGTCAAATGCCCATTCACTCACACTCTTGCTAAGTGAATTTTCGAAgaactttctttttaacAATTTGTGGATCAGAAGGCCCATCGCGTTTTTCTTcggaaaatttttttttttctttcgaGCAGGAGTTTTATTGCAGCTCATCCCATTTTGTGTGCGATTTGGTGGGTGA